A portion of the Acidobacteriaceae bacterium genome contains these proteins:
- a CDS encoding NADP-dependent oxidoreductase has translation MKAVLLHEYGKPGLLKWEEAADPKPGQGEVLVRVQAASVNPVDLKRRSGAAAERFPVQFPGILGRDFAGVIRELGEGVHGFAVGDRVFGLAWDTYAELCVCKADEMAKIPDGVDVSTAAAIPLVSATGDQLVREAAKAQKGDALVISGLTGSVGRCALFTAKELEVKVIAAVRKHAMEEARSLGAVDAIDLEDDKSIALLGFVDAVADTVGREAGTKLIGKVKAGGNYGSIVGVPKNASLHPTVQVNAMMTHPDAKTYVRFAEAIRDGKLVLPIDRVVPMAEAAEAHAAAEKGGIGKIVLTA, from the coding sequence ATGAAGGCTGTTCTGTTGCATGAGTACGGCAAGCCAGGCTTGCTGAAGTGGGAAGAGGCTGCCGACCCCAAGCCCGGGCAAGGCGAAGTGCTGGTGCGTGTACAAGCCGCAAGCGTGAACCCTGTCGATCTGAAGCGACGCTCCGGTGCTGCGGCAGAGCGCTTTCCTGTGCAGTTTCCGGGCATCCTTGGGCGAGACTTTGCCGGCGTAATTCGTGAGCTTGGCGAAGGTGTCCACGGCTTTGCGGTGGGTGATCGCGTCTTTGGTCTGGCGTGGGATACGTACGCCGAGCTGTGCGTCTGCAAAGCGGATGAGATGGCAAAGATTCCTGATGGCGTGGACGTCTCAACAGCAGCGGCGATTCCGTTGGTGAGTGCGACCGGCGATCAGCTTGTGCGTGAAGCGGCAAAGGCGCAGAAGGGCGATGCGCTGGTGATCTCAGGCCTGACCGGCAGCGTGGGCCGGTGTGCGTTGTTCACCGCGAAAGAGCTTGAGGTGAAGGTCATTGCTGCCGTGCGCAAACATGCGATGGAGGAAGCTCGATCCCTTGGTGCGGTGGACGCGATTGATCTTGAAGACGACAAGAGCATCGCACTGCTTGGCTTTGTGGATGCCGTTGCCGACACGGTTGGCCGCGAGGCAGGCACGAAGCTCATCGGCAAGGTGAAGGCTGGAGGCAACTACGGCAGTATCGTAGGCGTGCCGAAGAACGCGTCCCTTCATCCGACCGTGCAGGTGAACGCAATGATGACGCATCCTGATGCGAAGACGTACGTTCGCTTCGCAGAGGCGATCCGCGATGGCAAGCTGGTGCTGCCGATTGATCGTGTTGTGCCGATGGCGGAAGCAGCGGAAGCGCATGCTGCGGCGGAGAAGGGCGGCATTGGAAAGATTGTTCTCACGGCATAG
- a CDS encoding HU family DNA-binding protein, whose amino-acid sequence MAKGMTKTQLVRNLAEKLELTNKQAAAALEYLAETAVKETKKNGEFTIPGIGKLVKAERKARIGRNPQTGEAIKIKAKTVVKFRVAKVAKDTIAPVKK is encoded by the coding sequence ATGGCAAAGGGAATGACCAAGACCCAGCTCGTCCGCAATCTGGCCGAGAAGCTCGAACTCACCAACAAGCAGGCTGCAGCCGCTCTCGAGTACCTCGCAGAGACCGCTGTGAAGGAAACCAAGAAGAACGGCGAGTTCACGATCCCCGGCATCGGCAAGCTCGTGAAGGCAGAGCGCAAGGCGCGCATCGGCCGCAACCCGCAGACCGGCGAAGCCATCAAGATCAAGGCCAAGACCGTCGTGAAGTTCCGCGTCGCTAAGGTCGCCAAGGACACCATCGCTCCGGTCAAGAAGTAG
- a CDS encoding M20/M25/M40 family metallo-hydrolase, whose amino-acid sequence MSYLPIEKRCRTMAAVMLSAMMCAPFTAAVAQKKGTEVDGYYGPQPATESLDLAMYQRIRNEGLQHGKVMQFAYALMDGIGPRLTGSPNLAKANAWTRDTMTSIGLSNAHLEDWGEFGMGWQQINTWAQMTSPDPEPLWMQALPWSVSTNGTVDGDIVYMPLTADTDLEQYKGKLKGKIVLLGAMRTTPDLTEPLFHRYTDDELQKMTEFQATEGGPRLINGKTFAEFMAERRKMSEVKTKALKMMADEGVLAIITPTRDGSKGGGTGVIFDDNGNMLSRDGYKVEGKVMIPCAVMMIEHYNRLARMYEHHVAVHVAVNIETKFTGDHEHGFNTVAEIPGTDPKLKDQVVMVGGHLDSWISATGATDNGAGTVVAMEAMRILKSLGVEPKRTIRIGLWTGEEQGIFGSEGYVKQHFGAFAKPATPDAPGTPSFMSNNHGPLQTTKEWEKLDAYYNMDNGTGMLRGIYTQGNFAIAPIFQQWIAPLKDLGVTTVTTRNTGGTDHLSFDAVGLPGFQFIQDPMDYGTRTHHSDMDTVDRLHESDLEQAAIVEAIFLWNTSQREAMMPRKPFPHPEDDDKLNAPLKGIYPNAQQ is encoded by the coding sequence ATGTCGTATTTGCCGATTGAGAAGCGCTGCCGCACGATGGCCGCTGTGATGCTGAGTGCCATGATGTGTGCGCCGTTTACGGCCGCTGTTGCGCAGAAGAAAGGCACAGAGGTCGATGGCTACTACGGCCCACAGCCTGCCACCGAATCGCTTGATCTGGCGATGTATCAGCGGATCCGCAACGAGGGCCTGCAGCATGGCAAGGTGATGCAGTTCGCCTATGCGTTGATGGATGGCATCGGGCCGCGTCTTACGGGTTCGCCGAACCTTGCGAAGGCCAATGCGTGGACGCGCGACACGATGACGTCGATCGGCTTGTCGAACGCGCACCTCGAAGACTGGGGCGAGTTCGGCATGGGCTGGCAACAGATCAATACCTGGGCACAGATGACGTCGCCTGATCCCGAACCGCTGTGGATGCAGGCGCTGCCGTGGTCGGTCTCGACGAACGGCACGGTGGATGGCGACATTGTGTATATGCCGCTGACAGCGGATACGGACCTCGAACAGTACAAGGGCAAGCTGAAAGGCAAGATCGTTCTGCTGGGTGCGATGCGCACAACGCCCGATCTTACCGAGCCTCTCTTCCATCGCTACACCGACGATGAGTTGCAGAAGATGACGGAGTTTCAGGCTACGGAAGGCGGTCCGCGTCTGATCAACGGCAAGACGTTTGCCGAGTTCATGGCAGAACGGCGCAAGATGTCTGAGGTGAAGACGAAGGCGTTGAAGATGATGGCCGACGAAGGTGTTCTCGCCATCATTACGCCGACACGCGATGGCAGCAAAGGCGGCGGCACAGGCGTAATCTTCGACGACAACGGCAACATGCTTTCGCGCGATGGTTACAAGGTTGAAGGCAAGGTCATGATCCCCTGCGCGGTGATGATGATTGAGCACTATAACCGGCTGGCGCGTATGTATGAGCATCATGTAGCCGTGCACGTCGCGGTGAACATCGAGACCAAGTTCACCGGCGACCATGAGCACGGTTTCAATACGGTGGCGGAGATTCCTGGAACCGATCCGAAGCTGAAGGACCAGGTGGTGATGGTCGGCGGACATCTCGATAGCTGGATCTCTGCGACGGGTGCGACGGACAACGGCGCAGGCACAGTGGTTGCGATGGAAGCGATGCGCATTCTGAAGTCACTGGGTGTTGAGCCAAAGCGTACGATTCGCATTGGCTTGTGGACCGGTGAAGAGCAAGGCATCTTCGGTTCGGAAGGCTATGTGAAGCAGCACTTCGGCGCGTTTGCCAAGCCCGCAACGCCGGATGCTCCAGGCACGCCGAGCTTTATGAGCAACAACCACGGGCCTTTGCAGACCACGAAGGAGTGGGAGAAGCTGGACGCCTACTACAACATGGACAACGGCACGGGTATGCTGCGCGGCATCTACACGCAGGGCAACTTCGCGATCGCTCCGATCTTTCAGCAGTGGATCGCGCCGCTGAAGGACCTCGGCGTAACGACAGTGACGACGCGCAACACGGGCGGCACCGATCACCTCTCGTTCGATGCCGTGGGACTGCCGGGCTTCCAGTTCATTCAGGACCCGATGGACTATGGCACACGCACGCATCACTCCGACATGGACACGGTCGATCGTCTGCATGAGAGCGACCTCGAGCAGGCTGCGATTGTGGAAGCGATCTTCCTTTGGAACACGAGCCAGCGTGAGGCGATGATGCCTCGCAAGCCGTTCCCGCATCCTGAGGACGACGACAAACTGAACGCTCCGCTGAAGGGGATTTATCCGAACGCGCAACAGTAA
- a CDS encoding DUF2461 domain-containing protein — translation MGTHFTPAALKFLKGLNRNNDREWFEARRELYERELKTPMLTLIDEVNSGLASFAPEHIRPAPKTMMRIYRDIRFSADKRPYKPHVAAWWARRGMEKTSGGGFYLQVSPKKVELAAGVFMPAREQLAAIRRWMAEHHEEYRTSLQSSLKPRKGDLGTLASFNLHSLTRMPKGFPADHPAGDLLRAQSWGVILELPAETALDPSFVRTIVSTFKRTTPIVEALNAAISASAPASTSAMNRFL, via the coding sequence ATGGGCACACACTTCACCCCCGCCGCGCTCAAGTTCCTCAAAGGCCTGAACCGCAACAACGACCGCGAGTGGTTTGAAGCTCGCCGCGAACTCTACGAGCGTGAACTGAAGACCCCGATGCTCACGCTCATCGACGAAGTAAACAGTGGTCTCGCAAGCTTTGCTCCCGAGCACATTCGCCCTGCGCCGAAGACGATGATGCGGATCTATCGCGACATACGCTTCAGCGCCGACAAGAGGCCCTACAAGCCCCACGTGGCCGCCTGGTGGGCTCGCCGTGGCATGGAGAAGACCTCCGGCGGTGGCTTCTACCTACAGGTCTCTCCGAAGAAGGTCGAGTTGGCCGCAGGTGTCTTCATGCCCGCGCGCGAGCAACTTGCTGCCATACGCCGTTGGATGGCCGAGCACCACGAAGAGTACCGGACCTCGCTGCAAAGCAGCCTCAAGCCCCGCAAAGGCGACCTCGGCACCCTGGCCTCGTTCAACCTGCACTCGCTCACGCGGATGCCCAAGGGCTTTCCTGCGGACCATCCTGCCGGGGACCTGCTTCGCGCCCAGAGCTGGGGTGTCATCCTGGAGCTCCCCGCCGAGACCGCCCTGGACCCCTCCTTCGTCCGCACAATCGTGTCCACGTTCAAGCGCACAACGCCCATTGTGGAGGCTCTGAACGCGGCCATTTCAGCGTCTGCCCCAGCAAGTACAAGCGCGATGAACCGCTTTCTTTAG
- a CDS encoding DUF433 domain-containing protein: MAKFDRITQTPGLMGGKPCIRGMRVTVGMIVGQIAGGYTVDQLLADYPYLEREDIHQALAYAAALVQGFDVELAIA, from the coding sequence TTGGCAAAATTCGATCGAATCACGCAAACACCAGGACTCATGGGCGGCAAACCTTGCATACGGGGAATGCGCGTTACGGTAGGAATGATCGTTGGGCAGATCGCTGGTGGTTACACCGTGGATCAACTACTCGCAGATTATCCGTATCTTGAGCGGGAAGACATTCATCAAGCGCTCGCTTACGCTGCAGCCTTGGTACAAGGCTTTGATGTTGAATTAGCCATAGCGTGA
- a CDS encoding carboxymuconolactone decarboxylase family protein codes for MRINYTKQSETLYKKFLEVSLALTKGSIEAGLLHLVELRASQMNGCAFCVDMHSKQAKIGGERELRLYHVTVWRESPLFTERERAALEWTELLTKLPPHGVSQESFDAARHQFSEQELSDLTFAIMTINGWNRVSIAFAVEPGSQDAAYGLSKAGLS; via the coding sequence ATGCGTATCAACTACACAAAGCAATCGGAGACGCTCTACAAGAAGTTTCTGGAAGTGAGCCTGGCATTAACAAAAGGCTCTATTGAAGCGGGTTTGCTGCATCTTGTGGAGTTGCGTGCCTCGCAAATGAACGGTTGCGCGTTCTGCGTGGACATGCACTCGAAGCAGGCGAAGATTGGCGGCGAGCGTGAGTTGCGTTTGTACCATGTGACGGTGTGGCGTGAGTCTCCACTGTTCACAGAACGCGAGCGAGCAGCCCTGGAGTGGACCGAACTGCTGACAAAGCTGCCGCCGCACGGCGTGTCGCAGGAGAGCTTCGATGCAGCGCGGCATCAGTTTAGCGAGCAGGAGCTTTCCGACCTGACGTTTGCCATCATGACCATCAACGGTTGGAACCGTGTGAGCATCGCGTTCGCAGTCGAACCGGGCTCGCAGGATGCGGCGTACGGATTGAGCAAGGCAGGGTTGAGCTAA
- a CDS encoding Rrf2 family transcriptional regulator, producing the protein MQLRNQVEWALHCAAILAAVPEERFLPARDLAEMHGVPKEYLSKALQALAMAGLVSTTLGPSGGYRLARAPKQITFLDVVDAIEGSGRAFVCTEIRKNNPCRPSKQRDAAPCAIARVMWGAEEAWRKKLRKVTLADLLETLEEDVDAKTLAKTAEWVQLRC; encoded by the coding sequence ATGCAGCTACGCAACCAGGTAGAGTGGGCGTTGCACTGCGCTGCGATTCTCGCAGCCGTGCCCGAGGAGCGATTTCTTCCGGCGCGGGACCTTGCCGAGATGCATGGTGTGCCGAAGGAGTATCTTTCGAAGGCGCTGCAGGCGTTGGCGATGGCGGGACTTGTGAGCACGACGCTGGGGCCCAGCGGAGGCTATCGGCTGGCTCGCGCGCCGAAGCAGATCACGTTTCTCGACGTTGTCGATGCCATAGAAGGCAGCGGGCGAGCGTTCGTCTGCACTGAGATTCGGAAGAACAATCCCTGTCGCCCCAGCAAGCAGCGCGATGCGGCACCGTGTGCGATTGCGCGGGTGATGTGGGGAGCGGAAGAGGCCTGGCGCAAGAAGCTTAGGAAGGTCACGCTGGCGGATCTGCTGGAGACACTTGAGGAAGATGTCGATGCGAAGACGCTGGCGAAGACCGCGGAGTGGGTGCAGTTGCGTTGTTAG